From one Esox lucius isolate fEsoLuc1 chromosome 11, fEsoLuc1.pri, whole genome shotgun sequence genomic stretch:
- the galr2b gene encoding galanin receptor type 2, protein MSDLEDFGKTAGPWNTSDSYQLNATSVIVPVVFSLIFLLGTVGNSLVLAVLLRSGQVGYNTTNLFILNLSVADFFFIIFCVPFQATIYSLEGWVFGSFMCKVVHFFINLTMYASSFTLAAVSVDRYLAIRYPLRSRELRTPCNAVVAMVIIWGLSLIFAGPYLSYYDLIDFANSSVCVPGWEEHNRKVLDTCTFVFGYVIPVLIVSLSYTRTIKYLWTAVDPLDGMSESKRAKRKVTKMIIIVTVLFCICWLPYHVVILCYLYGDFPFNQTTYAFRILSHCMAYANSCLNPIVYALVSKHFRKGFKKVFSCILSKNGRNKVHVVHVANTAPGFEAGSTEVSHMNEDNLRQNDCEMSSRPIAEPREATVTQSHVQKQA, encoded by the exons ATGTCTGACCTGGAGGACTTTGGCAAAACTGCGGGGCCCTGGAACACGTCCGACAGctaccagctgaatgccaccaGTGTGATCGTGCCGGTGGTGTTCTCACTCATCTTCCTGCTCGGCACCGTCGGGAATAGCCTGGTGTTGGCCGTGCTCCTCCGCAGCGGCCAGGTGGGATACAACACCACCAACCTCTTCATCCTGAACCTCAGCGTGGCGGACTTCTTCTTCATCATTTTCTGTGTGCCTTTCCAAGCCACCATCTACTCCCTGGAGGGCTGGGTGTTCGGCTCCTTCATGTGCAAAGTGGTCCACTTCTTTATTAACCTCACCATGTACGCCAGCAGCTTCACGCTCGCCGCCGTCTCTGTCGACAG GTATCTGGCTATTCGCTACCCACTCCGCTCCAGAGAGCTAAGAACACCCTGTAATGCTGTGGTTGCTATGGTAATCATCTGGGGCCTATCACTCATCTTCGCCGGACCCTACTTGAGCTACTACGACCTCATAGATTTCGCCAACAGCAGCGTGTGTGTTCCAGGCTGGGAGGAGCACAACCGAAAGGTTCTGGACACCTGCACCTTTGTGTTCGGCTACGTGATCCCTGTGCTGATCGTGAGCCTTTCGTACACCAGGACCATCAAGTACCTGTGGACTGCTGTGGACCCTCTGGACGGGATGTCGGAGTCCAAGAGAGCCAAGCGCAAAGTCACGAAGATGATCATCATCGTCACGGTGCTCTTCTGTATCTGCTGGCTGCCTTACCACGTGGTGATCCTATGCTACCTGTACGGTGACTTCCCCTTCAATCAGACCACGTACGCGTTCCGGATCCTCTCTCACTGCATGGCCTACGCCAACTCCTGCCTCAACCCTATTGTGTACGCGCTGGTGTCCAAGCACTTCCGCAAAGGCTTCAAGAAGGTGTTCAGTTGCATCCTCAGTAAGAACGGCAGGAACAAAGTGCACGTGGTCCACGTGGCTAACACTGCGCCCGGGTTTGAGGCCGGCTCCACGGAAGTGTCACACATGAATGAGGACAATTTACGACAAAATGACTGCGAGATGAGCAGCCGGCCCATAGCCGAGCCCAGGGAAGCAACCGTGACACAAAGCCATGTCCAGAAACAGGCCTGA